One part of the Methylobacterium terrae genome encodes these proteins:
- a CDS encoding HGGxSTG domain-containing protein codes for MKSADAPHGPNWRAALDKARQAPRCGARTRSGIACEAPGMPNGRCYRHGGASTGAKTPEGRDRAARANWKHGRYTARAIALRRIIAKAGRDLDEMIREAEAAMDRRRADP; via the coding sequence GTGAAATCGGCCGACGCACCCCATGGCCCCAACTGGCGGGCCGCCCTCGACAAGGCACGGCAGGCGCCCCGGTGTGGCGCTCGCACCCGCTCAGGGATCGCCTGTGAGGCCCCCGGGATGCCGAACGGGCGGTGTTACCGGCATGGGGGTGCCAGCACGGGCGCCAAGACCCCTGAGGGCCGGGATAGAGCCGCACGGGCGAACTGGAAGCATGGGCGGTACACTGCCCGGGCCATCGCGCTCCGGCGGATCATCGCGAAGGCAGGGCGGGACCTGGACGAGATGATCCGGGAGGCAGAGGCGGCGATGGATCGGCGGCGCGCAGACCCGTAG
- a CDS encoding DUF938 domain-containing protein, giving the protein MTAPAVARNRGAILSVLREHLPASGLVLEVAAGSGEHAAYFAAALPGLRWQPTDPEPRARASIAAHAKIADLANLLAPLDLDAASPVWPVAQADVVVAINMVHISPWSATLGLLAGAARVLPEGGLLYLYGPYMEDGRHTAPSNAAFDTDLRARDPAWGIRDVQDVEQAASPHGLRLAQRIAMPANNLSVLFRKAPPGAREGYHRG; this is encoded by the coding sequence ATGACCGCCCCGGCGGTCGCGCGCAATCGGGGCGCGATCCTCTCCGTCCTGCGGGAGCATCTGCCGGCCTCGGGCCTCGTGCTGGAGGTCGCCGCCGGCTCGGGCGAGCACGCCGCCTACTTCGCCGCGGCGCTGCCCGGTCTGCGCTGGCAGCCGACTGATCCAGAGCCCCGCGCCCGTGCGAGCATCGCAGCCCACGCGAAGATTGCAGACTTGGCCAACCTCCTTGCCCCTCTCGACCTCGACGCCGCATCGCCCGTCTGGCCGGTAGCGCAGGCGGACGTGGTCGTGGCCATCAACATGGTTCATATCTCGCCCTGGTCGGCGACGCTGGGCTTGCTCGCGGGAGCCGCCCGGGTCCTGCCGGAAGGCGGACTGCTGTACCTCTATGGCCCGTACATGGAGGACGGGCGGCACACCGCCCCGAGCAACGCCGCCTTCGACACGGACCTCCGGGCGCGTGATCCGGCCTGGGGCATCCGGGACGTTCAGGATGTTGAGCAGGCCGCCTCCCCGCACGGACTTCGCCTGGCGCAGCGCATCGCGATGCCCGCCAATAACCTCAGCGTCCTGTTCCGAAAAGCGCCTCCTGGCGCGCGCGAGGGCTACCACCGGGGTTAA
- a CDS encoding helix-turn-helix domain-containing protein produces the protein MSPGQPENPPLLTVEQIRMAKAALGWSNPTLAEKTGLHRNTLNRAENGEAKRSTLELLRRVFEEAGLEFIPENGGGAGIRFRNRSDGTREEH, from the coding sequence ATGAGTCCGGGCCAACCCGAAAACCCACCCCTTCTCACCGTTGAACAGATCCGGATGGCCAAGGCGGCTCTTGGGTGGTCGAACCCAACATTAGCTGAGAAAACCGGCCTTCATCGCAACACCCTGAACAGGGCAGAAAACGGCGAGGCCAAAAGATCGACGCTTGAGTTGCTTAGGAGGGTGTTCGAGGAGGCCGGTCTAGAGTTCATCCCCGAGAACGGCGGCGGTGCCGGGATCCGGTTTCGCAATCGGTCGGATGGGACGCGCGAGGAGCATTAG
- the ntrB gene encoding nitrate ABC transporter permease yields MTRSLNVRAAVLALTLLAAILLIWQVAVSGTAKTEAMDPEYAALMGATATTGKSAMPGPLDVGATIWKHLKDPFYDRGPNDKGLGIQLAYSIGRVALGYGLAVLVAIPVGFLIGMSPLMSRALDPYIQILKPVSPLAWMPLALYTIKDSGLSAIFVIFICSLWPMLINTVFGVSTTRKEWLNVARTLEVGPVRRAFTVILPAAAPTILTGMRISIGIAWLVIVAAEMLVGGTGIGYFVWNEWNNLSITNVITSILLIGLVGMVLDQLLARAQRLVTFPE; encoded by the coding sequence ATGACACGCTCACTCAACGTTCGAGCCGCTGTCCTCGCGCTGACGCTGCTCGCCGCGATCCTGCTCATCTGGCAGGTCGCGGTGAGCGGGACGGCCAAGACCGAGGCGATGGACCCCGAATACGCTGCCCTGATGGGCGCCACCGCCACCACCGGCAAGTCGGCGATGCCGGGGCCGCTCGACGTCGGCGCGACGATCTGGAAGCACCTGAAGGACCCGTTCTACGACCGGGGCCCGAACGACAAGGGGCTCGGCATCCAGCTCGCCTACTCGATCGGGCGCGTCGCGCTCGGCTACGGGCTCGCGGTGCTGGTCGCGATTCCCGTCGGCTTCCTCATCGGCATGTCGCCGCTGATGAGCCGGGCGCTCGACCCCTACATCCAGATCCTCAAGCCGGTCTCGCCGCTCGCCTGGATGCCGCTCGCCCTCTACACGATCAAGGATTCGGGGCTGTCGGCGATCTTCGTGATCTTCATCTGCTCCTTGTGGCCGATGCTGATCAACACGGTGTTCGGCGTGTCGACCACCCGCAAGGAATGGCTCAACGTCGCCCGCACGCTCGAGGTCGGGCCGGTCCGGCGCGCCTTCACGGTGATCCTGCCGGCCGCCGCCCCGACCATCCTCACCGGCATGCGCATCTCGATCGGCATCGCCTGGCTCGTCATTGTGGCGGCCGAGATGCTCGTGGGCGGCACCGGCATCGGCTACTTCGTCTGGAACGAGTGGAACAACCTCTCGATCACCAACGTGATCACTTCGATCCTGTTGATCGGCCTCGTCGGCATGGTCCTCGACCAGCTGCTCGCCCGCGCTCAGCGCCTCGTCACGTTCCCCGAGTGA
- the cynS gene encoding cyanase has protein sequence MKREDLTEKLLDIKREKGWTWKYIQEEIGGISPILITAACMGQMKLPKAQAAKAAALFGLTQAEERMLNEAPYRGSIPQMPPTDPLIYRFYELVMVYGTTWKELIQEDFGDGIMSAIDFNMTMEREPNNKGDRVKMNLSGKFLPYKYYGNEEGVPEYGFKEG, from the coding sequence ATGAAGCGCGAAGACCTCACCGAGAAGCTGCTCGACATCAAGCGCGAGAAGGGCTGGACCTGGAAGTACATCCAGGAAGAGATCGGCGGCATCTCGCCGATCCTGATCACCGCCGCCTGCATGGGCCAGATGAAGCTGCCGAAGGCCCAGGCCGCCAAGGCCGCCGCCTTGTTCGGCCTCACCCAGGCCGAGGAGCGGATGCTGAACGAGGCGCCCTATCGCGGTTCGATCCCGCAGATGCCCCCGACCGATCCGCTGATCTACCGCTTCTACGAGCTGGTGATGGTCTACGGCACAACCTGGAAAGAGCTGATCCAGGAGGATTTTGGCGATGGCATCATGTCGGCGATCGACTTCAATATGACCATGGAGAGAGAGCCCAATAACAAGGGCGATCGAGTCAAGATGAATCTGTCGGGTAAGTTTTTGCCCTACAAATATTATGGCAATGAAGAAGGTGTGCCAGAATACGGCTTTAAGGAAGGCTGA
- a CDS encoding LexA family protein codes for MSLFRVGDQAVDGGGLVRIPFMLPTLCAGFPSPAEDFIEGALELPRWLVPNPPATFIWRVRGWCMKGAGIHDEDLAVVDRSLSPVSGAVVVAVINGEMSLKRLVMTGNRLSLTFDNPEMDQEFALEDLEEGLLWGVLLFSVRWHHVKARASVQR; via the coding sequence GTGAGTCTTTTCCGGGTCGGCGACCAGGCGGTGGACGGCGGCGGGCTCGTGCGGATCCCGTTCATGCTCCCGACGCTCTGCGCCGGGTTCCCGAGCCCAGCCGAGGACTTCATCGAGGGCGCCCTGGAGCTGCCGCGCTGGCTGGTACCGAACCCGCCGGCGACCTTCATCTGGCGCGTCCGCGGCTGGTGCATGAAGGGCGCCGGCATCCACGACGAGGATCTTGCCGTGGTCGACCGCTCGCTGTCGCCCGTCTCCGGCGCGGTCGTCGTCGCGGTGATCAACGGCGAGATGAGCCTCAAGCGTTTGGTGATGACCGGCAACCGGCTCTCCCTCACGTTCGACAACCCGGAGATGGATCAGGAATTCGCCCTGGAGGACCTGGAGGAAGGCCTGCTTTGGGGCGTGCTGCTGTTCTCGGTGCGCTGGCACCACGTGAAGGCCCGGGCGAGCGTCCAGCGATGA
- a CDS encoding ABC transporter ATP-binding protein, producing the protein MSKLLPFMRRGVPAVPDQNAGTGRMSNSEKFISIEGIARRYPAPGGKTTTIFENLWLPMRRGEFVCMIGHSGCGKTTVLNILAGLEAPSEGAVIVDGQALSGTSLDRAVIFQGHALLPWRTVLGNVAYAVSSRWRKAPKAEIEARARRAIATVGLAGSEHKRPSELSGGMKQRVGIARALSIEPKILLMDEPFSALDALTRGTLQDEVRRICVETGQTVFMITHDVDEAIYLADRIVLMTNGPEAKVAEIVENPLPKDRDRTQLHHAPGYYALRNHLIDFLVSRSRTLRDAMPAGYDQRHPPVIRPSLSEADAAAIAAEPPSRRA; encoded by the coding sequence ATGAGCAAGCTCCTTCCCTTCATGCGGCGCGGCGTCCCTGCCGTCCCCGACCAGAATGCCGGGACCGGCCGCATGTCCAACTCCGAAAAGTTCATCTCGATCGAGGGGATCGCCCGGCGCTACCCGGCGCCGGGGGGCAAGACCACCACGATCTTCGAGAACCTGTGGCTGCCGATGCGCCGCGGCGAGTTCGTCTGCATGATCGGGCATTCGGGCTGCGGCAAGACCACGGTGCTGAACATCCTGGCCGGGCTCGAGGCGCCGTCCGAGGGTGCGGTGATCGTCGACGGGCAGGCGCTGTCGGGCACCAGCCTCGATCGCGCGGTGATCTTCCAGGGCCACGCCCTGCTGCCCTGGCGTACCGTGCTCGGCAACGTCGCCTACGCGGTGTCGTCACGCTGGCGGAAGGCGCCGAAGGCCGAGATCGAGGCGCGGGCCAGACGCGCCATCGCCACGGTCGGGCTCGCAGGCTCTGAGCACAAGCGGCCTTCCGAACTGTCGGGCGGCATGAAGCAGCGCGTCGGCATCGCCCGCGCCCTGTCGATCGAGCCGAAGATCCTGCTGATGGACGAGCCGTTCTCGGCCCTCGACGCGCTGACCCGCGGCACGCTGCAGGACGAGGTGCGCCGCATCTGCGTGGAGACCGGCCAGACGGTGTTCATGATCACCCACGACGTCGACGAGGCGATCTACCTCGCCGACCGGATCGTCCTGATGACGAACGGGCCGGAGGCGAAGGTCGCGGAGATCGTCGAGAACCCGCTGCCGAAGGACCGCGACCGCACGCAGCTCCACCACGCGCCGGGCTACTACGCGCTCCGCAACCACCTGATCGACTTCCTCGTGTCGCGCTCCAGGACCCTGCGCGACGCGATGCCGGCCGGCTACGACCAGCGCCATCCGCCCGTCATCCGCCCGTCGCTGAGCGAGGCCGATGCCGCCGCGATCGCGGCCGAGCCGCCCTCACGCCGGGCCTGA
- a CDS encoding tail fiber domain-containing protein, with product MLGQILTDAQNLYSGGSGRDVYQGPRTAGLGSTTQSGLDYLSQNATTGQAGVQAGNGLIGDLMTNGGQTAGTQAASNAYSGITGVDTSPTAALAARAADPNGLAQTVGSRLAGGNVVGTEGDYRNLMAANAGPTQTQTSLQDVANGNYLAGNPYLDDIVNRSNASAASRVAQQMAASGRYGSGAMGNAVADAVSANEGNLRYQDYNTQAQRQAQAASAIDSANNARAGLQQGLIGAIGSGQAQNASFAAQGANLGMAGDAQALSAANQLASQQAQNASIASNRAAGLAGIATGDRAAALSGISAIPTLQQAALQPGQTLAQAGAIQDAARQDQINADREYFDDTNNARWKQLGLYQSVIQPIAGLGGFGSGTTVSKTETPQPGVLQTLLGAGLTGASILGRSDSNSLLAKGIPMAMTALSDERAKENVEPVGKLKDGQTVYAYNYAGSPQTLIGLLAQDVAEHEPDAVVRRPDGLLAVDYHKATRRAAQEEPRRRAGGRR from the coding sequence ATGCTCGGCCAGATCCTGACCGACGCCCAGAACCTCTACAGCGGCGGCTCCGGCCGGGATGTGTACCAGGGCCCGCGCACTGCCGGGCTCGGCAGCACCACGCAATCGGGCCTCGACTACCTCAGCCAGAACGCCACGACGGGGCAGGCTGGTGTCCAGGCCGGCAACGGGCTCATCGGCGACCTGATGACCAACGGCGGCCAGACTGCCGGGACGCAGGCCGCGAGCAACGCCTATTCCGGCATTACGGGCGTGGACACGAGCCCGACGGCGGCGCTTGCGGCTCGCGCGGCCGATCCGAACGGCCTCGCGCAGACGGTCGGCAGCCGACTGGCTGGCGGGAACGTGGTCGGCACCGAGGGCGACTATCGCAACCTGATGGCCGCGAACGCTGGCCCGACGCAGACCCAGACCAGCCTTCAGGACGTGGCGAACGGTAATTACCTCGCCGGCAATCCCTACCTGGACGACATCGTGAACCGCTCGAATGCGTCGGCGGCCTCACGCGTGGCGCAGCAGATGGCGGCTTCCGGCCGCTACGGCTCGGGCGCCATGGGTAACGCCGTGGCCGACGCCGTGTCGGCGAACGAGGGCAACCTTCGGTATCAGGACTACAACACCCAGGCCCAGCGCCAGGCGCAGGCTGCGTCCGCGATCGACAGCGCGAACAACGCCCGCGCCGGCCTCCAACAGGGGCTCATCGGCGCCATCGGCTCCGGACAAGCTCAGAACGCCTCCTTTGCCGCTCAGGGTGCCAATCTTGGCATGGCTGGGGATGCTCAGGCTCTCTCGGCCGCGAACCAGCTTGCCAGCCAGCAGGCGCAGAACGCCTCTATCGCCTCGAACCGCGCCGCGGGCCTTGCCGGCATCGCGACGGGCGATCGCGCAGCGGCTCTGTCCGGCATCTCGGCTATCCCGACCTTGCAGCAGGCGGCGCTCCAGCCCGGTCAGACGCTCGCCCAGGCCGGCGCGATCCAGGATGCCGCCCGGCAGGATCAGATCAACGCTGATCGGGAGTATTTCGACGACACGAACAACGCGCGCTGGAAGCAACTCGGGCTCTATCAGTCGGTGATCCAACCGATTGCTGGATTGGGTGGGTTCGGCAGCGGAACGACCGTCTCGAAGACCGAAACCCCGCAGCCCGGAGTTTTACAGACGCTTCTTGGTGCCGGCCTCACAGGCGCGAGCATCCTCGGTAGGTCGGACAGCAACTCCTTGCTGGCGAAGGGCATCCCCATGGCGATGACTGCCCTTTCGGACGAGCGCGCAAAGGAGAACGTCGAGCCTGTCGGCAAGCTAAAAGATGGTCAGACCGTCTATGCCTACAACTATGCTGGTAGCCCTCAGACCTTGATTGGCCTCCTGGCGCAGGACGTGGCCGAGCACGAGCCCGATGCTGTCGTGCGGCGACCGGATGGGCTCTTGGCGGTCGATTATCACAAGGCGACGCGTCGCGCCGCGCAGGAGGAGCCGCGCCGCCGCGCGGGTGGCCGGCGATGA
- a CDS encoding MucR family transcriptional regulator, translating into MEDAASVTSPLIELTSDIVGAYVSNNNVPVAELSGLIASVHATLSGLGQPVAAPIEDHKVTAAQIRKSITPDAITSFLDGKPYKSLKRHLTTRGMTPDEYRKKFGLGHDYPMVAASYAAQRSELAKSLGLGQIRRDQAAARKAEAEAKPTTSAARRGRPKKADAAAAE; encoded by the coding sequence ATGGAAGACGCAGCCTCCGTCACCTCCCCTCTGATCGAGCTGACGAGCGATATCGTCGGCGCTTACGTCTCGAACAACAACGTCCCGGTAGCCGAGCTGTCCGGCCTGATCGCGTCCGTGCACGCAACTCTGTCAGGTCTCGGCCAGCCGGTTGCGGCGCCGATCGAAGACCACAAGGTCACTGCGGCACAGATCCGGAAGTCGATCACTCCCGACGCAATCACGAGCTTCCTGGACGGCAAGCCGTACAAGAGCCTCAAGCGGCATCTCACGACGCGCGGTATGACGCCAGACGAGTACCGCAAGAAGTTTGGCCTCGGACACGACTATCCGATGGTCGCCGCCTCCTACGCAGCCCAGCGCTCCGAGCTCGCCAAGAGCCTGGGGCTCGGCCAGATCCGGCGCGATCAGGCGGCCGCGCGTAAGGCTGAGGCCGAGGCTAAGCCGACCACGTCTGCGGCCCGCCGTGGCCGGCCTAAGAAGGCCGATGCCGCCGCGGCTGAGTGA
- a CDS encoding Y-family DNA polymerase yields MSRAIALIDGNSFYCSCERVFDPKLTGAPVIVLSNNDGCAIARTAEAKALGIRMGEPYFKIRDLCRRQKVRVFSSNYALYGDMSARANSVYRQFAPDVEIYSIDESFLDLSDVRERDRVALARDLRSTVRQWTGLPTCIGIGPTKTLAKLANHIAKSIPELGGVCDLSDEAERAAWMVGISVGEVWGIGRASLARLEAMGVDTVADLRDLDPRPARASLTVVGERIIHELRGRACLPLEIVPARRKGCAVTRSFSSRITERAVLEQAVAAHATRLGEKLRRDRLAVSAVTVFYHTSEHDRGDPMRSVSTVVHLPEATNDSRHLIQAALHGVAKTWKEQGPTPWRYSKAGLVTTDLVPLNEAPRPLFDAHDREKSGKLMSAMDACNSRFGRGAVVPARAGLVEKRTWSTKFEMRSPQFTTRLSEVPMVSAVV; encoded by the coding sequence ATGAGCCGGGCGATCGCGCTGATCGACGGCAATAGTTTCTACTGTTCCTGCGAGCGCGTGTTCGACCCGAAGCTGACCGGCGCGCCGGTGATCGTGCTCTCGAACAACGATGGCTGCGCCATCGCGCGCACGGCCGAGGCCAAGGCGCTCGGGATCCGCATGGGTGAGCCGTACTTCAAGATCCGCGACCTGTGCCGGCGGCAAAAGGTGCGGGTGTTCTCCTCGAACTATGCGCTCTACGGCGACATGTCGGCCCGAGCGAACAGCGTCTACCGGCAGTTCGCGCCCGACGTGGAGATCTACTCCATCGACGAGAGCTTCCTCGACCTCTCCGACGTGCGCGAGCGCGACCGGGTGGCGCTGGCGCGGGATCTCCGCTCGACCGTCCGGCAATGGACCGGCCTCCCGACCTGCATCGGGATTGGGCCGACGAAGACGCTCGCCAAGCTCGCCAACCACATCGCCAAGAGCATCCCGGAACTCGGGGGCGTGTGCGACCTGTCCGACGAAGCAGAGCGCGCCGCCTGGATGGTCGGGATCTCGGTCGGCGAGGTCTGGGGCATCGGGCGCGCCTCGCTCGCCCGCCTGGAGGCCATGGGCGTCGACACGGTGGCGGACCTGCGCGACCTCGATCCCCGGCCGGCGCGGGCCTCGCTGACGGTGGTGGGCGAGCGCATCATCCACGAGCTGCGCGGCCGCGCCTGCCTGCCGCTCGAGATCGTGCCGGCCCGGCGCAAGGGCTGCGCCGTCACCCGCAGCTTCTCCAGCCGGATCACCGAGCGGGCGGTGCTCGAGCAAGCGGTGGCGGCCCACGCGACGCGGCTGGGCGAAAAGCTCCGGCGCGACAGGCTCGCCGTCTCGGCCGTCACCGTCTTCTACCACACCAGCGAGCACGACCGCGGCGACCCTATGCGGTCGGTCTCCACGGTGGTGCACCTACCGGAGGCGACGAATGACAGCCGCCACCTGATCCAGGCCGCCCTCCACGGTGTAGCGAAGACCTGGAAGGAGCAGGGCCCGACGCCCTGGCGCTACAGCAAGGCCGGGCTGGTGACGACCGACCTCGTGCCGCTCAACGAAGCGCCGCGCCCGCTGTTCGATGCGCACGACCGGGAGAAGTCCGGGAAGCTGATGTCGGCCATGGACGCCTGCAACAGCCGGTTCGGGCGCGGCGCCGTGGTTCCGGCACGGGCAGGGCTCGTCGAAAAGCGCACCTGGTCGACAAAGTTCGAGATGCGCTCGCCACAGTTTACGACGCGACTAAGCGAGGTGCCGATGGTGAGCGCAGTCGTCTAA
- a CDS encoding CopG family transcriptional regulator, which produces MRYSSFLFLRAEPSLAPDLTAAAHALGMSRSEFVRCALRTAIENGADMKSNAPPNFAVESRKCVKVTRGGCATALTDASKKRRRVGTQGRVVRAPAPRDQVA; this is translated from the coding sequence ATGCGGTACAGTTCCTTCTTGTTCTTGAGGGCCGAACCTTCCCTCGCCCCTGATCTGACCGCCGCAGCCCACGCCCTGGGCATGAGCAGGTCCGAGTTCGTGCGCTGCGCCCTGCGGACAGCGATCGAGAACGGTGCGGATATGAAGTCGAATGCACCGCCGAACTTCGCTGTCGAATCTCGGAAGTGCGTGAAGGTGACGAGAGGCGGCTGCGCCACTGCTCTCACGGACGCATCCAAGAAGCGTCGTCGGGTTGGAACCCAAGGGCGAGTCGTTCGGGCTCCGGCGCCCCGAGATCAGGTCGCTTAG